Within the Chromobacterium paludis genome, the region GGAGCGACTACAACCAGTTGCGGCTGACTTTCGCGCGCTTCCTGGCCTTGGCGCTGGAGCTGCAATTGGCGGCGGATATCCTGTCCACCGCGGTGGCGCCCAGCTGGGACCAGATCGGCAAGCTCGGCGCCATCGCCGTGCTGCGCACGGCGCTGAACTACTTCCTGGCGCGCGAGATCCGCGAGGCGGAGGGCAGCCGCGCGGCGGCTTGATTCACGGCTGGCGACGATACAGATAGCCGGGGTAGACGCGGATGCAGCCGGGCTCTTCCGGCACCTGGCCCTGTTCGCCCAACAGCTGCCAGCGCGAATCGCGCGCGATCAGCGTGCGGTAGACCGGGCTGCCGGCGCGGTAGAACATCAGGTCCTGGCCGCGGAAGGCGTCCAAGGGCAGCAAGGGCCGCTGCGAGGCCGGAATCAGCATCGCGGTGGTGTGCGCCGCCATCTCGGCGATCTGCTCGCGGTCGGCCGCGGACAGGCCGAGGAAGGCGATCAGGAAGGCGACGGGCAGAATCAGGTATTGATGTCCGGCCAGGCCGAGCAGGGTGAGGATGGTGGCTCCGGTGAACAGGAAGCGACTGCTGACTTTCATGATGCGGCGGTCTCAAAAATAAAACGCCGCCAGCCGGAACAAGGTCATCGTGTCCGGCGTGCCTGGGCGGCGCGCGCCGCCGAAGGGTCGGCGGCAGGTACAAGCGGATGATAGCGCATGGCCGGCGCCGGATCGCAATAGAATCAAGCGCTTGCGGATGCTGTTGGCTTGGGCGCTGCGCAGGCGCGGCTTGGCCGCGCGGACCAAAAACGCAACGGCGGGCGCAAAAAAACCGCCCCGGAGGGCGGTTTCTTCATGGCGCTCACGCTTCTTCGGCGGGAGCGGCTTCCTTGCCTTCCGGCGGAGCGATCTGCTCGGCGTAGCCGCATTCCTTCTGCGGGCAGACTTTCTCGGTGCCGCGGCGCTTGGTGGTCTTGATCGTCAGGATAGGCCAGTTGCACTTCGGGCACGCTTCGGCGATCGGCGGGTTCCAGGTCGCGTACTTGCACTTGGGATAGGTGTTGCAGCTGTAGAACAGCTTGCCGTAGCGGCTCTTGCGCTCGATCAGCTGGCCGGTCTTGCATTCCGGGCAGGTGACGCCGGTCTCGCGCGGCTTTTCCAAGGGCTCGATGTGCTTGCACTTGGGGTAGTTGGCGCAGCCGATGAACTTGCCGTAGCGGCCCTTCTTGATGTGCAGCTCGCCGCCGCAATCGGGGCAGGAGCGGCCTTCGATCACCGTCGGCGCTTCGGCCTCTTCCGCCGCCTGTTCGGCCGTTTCGCCCATATTGCGTGTGTAATCGCATTCCGGGTAGCCGGTGCAGGCGATGAAACGGCCGCGCTTGCCGAACTTGATCGACAGCGGCTTGCCGCACTTCGGGCAGGCTTCGTCCAGGCTTTCGGTGGTGACTTCGGCGCGGGAAATGCTTTCTTTTTCGTCGATCTGCTTCTTGAAGCCCTTCCAGAAGCTGTCCATCACCGGCACCCACTGGCGGCCGCCGTTGGCGATCTCGTCCAGCTGGTTTTCCAGCTTGGCGGTGAAGTTGTAGTCGACGTACTGGGCGAAGTGCTCGGTCAGGAATTTGTTGACGATGTCGCCGGTGTCCGTGGGCAGGAAGCGCTTCTTGTCCAGGATCACGTATTCGCGGTCCTTCAGCGTCGAGATGATGCTGGCGTAGGTGGACGGCCGGCCGATGCCGAACTCTTCCAGCGCCTTCACCAGGGACGCTTCGGAGAAGCGCGGGGGCGGCTGGGTGAAGTGCTGGTCGCCGTAGAGCTTGTCCACCGGCAGGTCTTCGCCCTCGGTCAGCAGCGGCAGCTTGGCGTTGTCTTCGTCCTCGGCGTCATCCACGTCCTCCTCGTACACGGCGAGGAAGCCGGCGAAGGTTTGCACCTGGCCGCTGGCGCGGAACACGCCCTCGCCCACCAGGATGTCCACGCTGGTGGTATCGAACTTGGCCGGCGCCATCTGGCAGGCCAGCGTCCGCTTCCAGATCATGTCGTACAGCTTGAACTGGTCGGTGGTCAGGAAGGGCTTGACCATTTCCGGCGTGCGCAGGATGGAGGTGGGGCGGATGGCTTCGTGCGCTTCCTGGGCGTTCTTGGCCTTGCTCTTGTAGACCGCGGGGTTCTTGGGCAAGAAGTCGGCATCCCATTTCAGGCCGATGTAGCCGCGGATTTCCTCCACCGCCTCATTGGCCAGCGCCACCGAGTCGGTACGCATATAGGTGATCAGGCCGACGGTGCCCTGGCCGATGTCCATGCCCTCGTACAGCTGCTGCGCGGTGCGCATGGCGCGGTCGGTGGTCATGCCCAGCTTGCGCACGGCTTCCTGCTGCAAGGTGGAGGTGGTGAACGGCGCGGCGGGGCTGCGCGATTTCTTTTTCTTCTCGATGCTGCCCACGGTGGCCGGCAGGCCTTGCAGGCGCGCCAGCACGGCAGCCTGCTCGGCCTCGTTGGGAATGTCGAACTGATCGAGCTTCTTGCCGGCCAGCTGCGTCAGCTTGGCGCTGAACTTGGTGCGGCTCTTGTGGCTGTCCAGGTGCACCGACCAGTATTCCTGCTGCACGAAGGCCTTGATCTCGTTCTCGCGTTCGCAGATCAGGCGCAGCGCCGGGCTTTGCACGCGGCCGGCGGACAGGCCGCGGCGGATTTTCTTCCACAGCAGCGGCGACAGGTTGAAACCCACCAGGTAGTCCAGGGCGCGGCGCGCCTGCTGGGCGTCCACCAGGTCCTGGGCGATGTCGCGCGGGTTCTGGATGGCGTCCAGCACCGCGTTCTTGGTGATTTCGTGGAACACCACGCGCTGGGCGGTCTTGTCCTTCAGCAGCTTCTTGCTGTTGAGGATTTGCACCAGGTGCCAGGAAATGGCCTCGCCTTCGCGGTCCGGGTCAGTCGCCAGGTAGACGTGGTCGGCTTCGCGCACCGCGCTGACAATGGCGTCGACGTGTTTGCTGTTGCGCGCGATCAGCTGGTACTTCATGGCGAAGTCTTTTTCCGGATCGACGGCGCCGTTCTTCGGCACCAGATCGCGCACGTGGCCGTAGGAGGCCAGGACCTCGAAGTCCGGGCCCAGGTATTTTTTCAGCGTTTTCGCCTTGGACGGCGATTCAACGATCAGGAGGCTGGTGGGCATATTATCTTTTCAGCGATATTCAAGGCCGGACGCGCCCGGCCGACACTTCTTGTTATATCCGTCAAACAAAACAAGAGCGCAAGGGCGCTCTTGAATACTAAATGGGGTCACGATCAATCGGCGGCATGTTAAGCCCGCCGCACTGGGGCTGACAAGCTATTGCATGGTTGGTTCGCCATGCACAGCCTCCAGCAATGCCTCGCCCAGCAGGATGGGCAGCTCAGCCTGCTGCGCCCACAGCACCATCAGCACCAGCAGCTTGGTGTTGTCCACGTCCAGGTCCTCGCTGTCCAGCTCCAGCAGCCGGTCTATCACCATTTCGCGCTGGGCCGGCGACAAGGCACCGTTATCCTCCAGGAACTGGATCAGGCCGCGCACGTCGGGCGGCAGGTGTTCCTGTTCGCTGTCGGCATAGAAGCGCAGGCCGCTGCCCTCGTCGGCGCCCAGATAGGGTTCGACGCTGGCTTCGCTGACGCTGTCCAGCCAGTCTAGCGCTTCGCCGATTTCGTCTTCCTCGAAACCGGCTGCGTTCAGCTGGCGCGTCAAAGCGCCGCGGTCGCCAAAGGCGTTCGGGTCGCTGTATTGCTCGAATAAATAGGTGAGTACGTCAAACATGGCTTGATTTCTGCGAGGGAACGCCGCGCGTTCAGTTTTGTGCCAGGCGCTGGAAACGGCCGCCGGCCACGCTGGCCACCTGGCCGTCCAGCTCCAGTTCGAGCAGCATCGCGTAAACCTCTGCCCCAGTCAACCCGACGGCGTCGGCCAGGGCGTCCGCCAGCACCGGTTCCCAGCCCATCGCCTCCAGCAATGGGCTGGCTGGCCCGGCTTGGCGCGGCGGGGGCGTCGCCGGGGCGCTGGCGCCCAGCCTGCCCACCTCGTCCAGCACTTCCTCCGGCGTTTCCACCAGGCGCGCGCCGTCTTTGATCAGCCGGTGGCAGCCGCGGGCCTGGGCGTTGTGAATGCTGCCCGGTATCGCCATCACTTCGCGGTTGCTCTCCATCGCCAGCCGCGCGCTGATCAGCGAGCCGGAGGCGGTGCCGGCCTCCACCACCAGGCAGCCGCGCGCCAGGCCGGCGATGATGCGGTTGCGGCGCGGAAAATTGCCGGAGAGCGGGCCGAAACCCAATGGAAATTCAGACAGGATCAGGCCCTCGGCCGCGATGCGGTGCGCGAGTTGACGGTTGGACGCCGGGTAGACGCGGTCGATGCCGGTGCCGATGACGGCGACGGTGGAGGCCGGGTGCGCCAGCGCGCCCTGATGGGCGGCGGCGTCGATGCCGCTGGCCAGGCCGCTGACGATGGTGTAGCCGTGGGCGGCCAGGGCGGCGGCGAAGTCCTCGGCATTGCGCTTGCCCTGCGGCGTGGCGGCGCGGCTGCCGACCACGGCCAGCATGGGGCGCGCCAACAGCTCGCGCCGGCCGCGCGCGAACAACAGCGGCGGCGGCGAGGCCGCTTCGGCCAGCTGCGGAGGGTAGTCGTCGTCGAGCAGGGTCAGCAGATGGCAGCCGTCGCCCTCGGCCCAGGCCAGGGCGGCATCCACGGCTTCGGCCGCCGCGCCGTTCTGCAGCGCTTCGGCGGCTTCGCGGCCCACCAGCTTTTCGGTCTGCGCGGCGCGGGCGGCCACGGCGGACCCGGCGGAGCCGAAGGCGTCGATCAGCTTCAAGAAACCCACCGGGCCGATGCCGGGCGTCAGCGCCAGCCGCAGCCAGTCGCGCGCGGCGTCGCTCATTCGCTCTGCGGCGCGGCGACGCTATCGCCGACGTAGACCGCTCCGTCGCTGTTCAGCACCAGGCCGTAAGCCACTTTGTCGAACACGCGGTAGACGAACAGTTCGCCGGCTTGTTCGGTGGGCAGGTGGGCCAGGCGTTTCTTGCCGTCGGCGTTGCCGACCTCGATCATGCCGCCCTTTTTGAAAATGCCGAATACCATGCCCGGCTCCACGCCGGCGGCGCTGCCCAGGTTGATGGATACGGTGGAGAACTGCGCGGCGCCGGCGACGCCCTGATAGGCGGATACGATCTTGCCGTGCAGGTCTTCCTCGGCCGGGCGCGGCACGTAGTTGACGAAGGACTGTTTGGGCGCGCGCACCAGGCGGTCGCCCACCAGCACCTCGCCGGCCACGCTGCGGATGCGCAGGGTCTGGATGTCAGGGCGCAGCTTGTCTACCACCAGATCGCCCCCATATACCGCCTCGACGCCCAGCACCTGCTGGGTGTCCGGATCCAGCAGCGTCTTGCCCAGCCGGTAAGCCTGCCAGCTGCCGGCTTCATCGACGCCGCTGGCGTAGACGCGGTCACCGGTGCTGAGGCTCAGGTGTTCGTCCGGGCCGGCGATCAGGCGCGGGCCGGAGGCGAAACGGACGGGATCGACGATCAGCGGCCGCGCCAGGAAAGGCTCGATGGCGTCCGCCGGAATGCTGGCGATGGCCTGGTCCAGCTTCTCGGGCCGCACTTGGGGTGACAGCTTGACCTCGCGCGGCTGGCTGGTGTCCAGCGACAGCCTGGGCTGGCCGTTGACGTAGTCCAGCACCAGCACGTCGCCGGGATAGATCCAGTGCGGATTGCGCACCTGCTCGCGGTTCATGCGCCACAGCTGCGGCCATTGCCAGGGGTTGTTCAGATAGCGGCCGGCGATGCTCCACAGCGTGTCGCCGCTGCTCACGGTATAGCGCGACGGGGCGTCCGATTTGACGGTCAATTCGTCGGCCCATGCGGGAAGGGACAGCGCCAAGGCCAGGGCTAGCGATATAATGCGCTTAAGCATGAATGGATTCCAATTCTTGATGCCGGCCGACAGACGCCGCGGCCGGGGGCTGAACGAAGCTGCGCCGAACCGCTCTATTATCCACGCGGGCGCGGCGATACGACAACTTGGAGTGAATGATAGCGATGGCGCTGTTGAACATTTTGCATTACCCGGACGACAGGCTGCACACCGTGGCCAAGCCGGTAGAAGTCTTTGACGCCGCTCTGCAGCAGCAGATCGACGACATGTTCGAGACCATGTACGAGGCCAAGGGCATCGGCCTGGCCGCCACCCAGGTGGACTACCACTACCGGCTGGTGGTGATGGACATCTCGGAGGAGCGCGATGAGCGCCGGGTGTTCATCAACCCGGAAATCGTCGAGAAGGACGGCGAAACCGTCTACGAAGAGGGCTGCCTGTCGGTGCCCGGCATCTACGACAAGGTGACCCGCGCCGAGCACGTCAAGGTGAAGGCGCAGGATCGCGACGGCAAGCCGTTCGAGCTGGAGGCCGATGGCCTGCTGGCGATCTGCATCCAGCATGAGATCGACCACCTGAACGGCGTGGTGTTTGTGGAGCGGCTGTCACAGCTGAAGCAGAACCGCATCCGCAGCAAGCTGAAGAAACGCGAAAAACAAAATATGTAAGACCGGCCTACAAGCCGGTGATCAACGGCGCTGCAGGGCAGCGCCGTTGTCATTAGCGGGAAACAAGCACGATGAAACTGATATTCGCCGGCACGCCGGAATTCGCCGCCGCCGCCTTGCGCGCGCTGATAGACGCGGGCCATGAGATACCGCTGGTGCTGACCCAGCCGGACCGCCCCGCCGGCCGCGGCATGAAGCTGAAGCCGAGCCCGGTCAAGGAAGTGGCGTTGGCCCATGGCCTGCGCGTGGAACAGCCGGAAAAACTGCGCGGCAACGCGGAGGCGCAGCAGATGCTGCGCGACATGGGCGCGGAGGTGATGGTGGTGGCCGCCTACGGCCTGATTCTGCCGCAGGATGTGCTGGAGATTCCGGCACGCGGCTGCCTCAACATCCACGCCTCCCTGTTGCCGCGCTGGCGCGGCGCGGCGCCCATTCAGCGCGCCATCCTGGCCGGCGACGCCGAAACCGGCATCACCATCATGCAGATGGACGTGGGCCTGGACACCGGCGACATGCTGAGCGTCCATCCTGTCGCCATTGCCGCCGACGAAACCGCCGCCACCTTGCACGACAAGCTGGCGGCCTGCGGCGCGCAAGCCATCGTGGAGACGCTGGGCCGGCTGGAAACCATCGCGCCGGTGAAGCAGCCGGAAGCCGGCGTCACTTACGCGCAGAAGCTGAGCAAGGCCGAGGCGGAGGTGGACTGGACGCTGCCCGCGGAGGATGTGGCGCGCGCCATCCGCGCCTACAACCCGGCGCCCGGCGCCTTCACCCAGCTTAATGGCGAGCCGCTGAAACTGTGGATGGCCAGCGCCGAAGCCGGCCAGGCCGAACCCGGCCTTGTGGTGTCGGCCGACGCCGACGGCGTGCTGGTGGGCGCCGGCGCGGGCCTGGTGCGGCTGAGCGTGCTGCAGGCCGCCGGCGGCAAGCGTCTGGCCGCGCGCGACTTCGTCGCCGGCCGCGCCAGCCTGGTGGGAACCCGGCTGGGGGAATAAGGCTCCAAGCCTCTGTTTGATCAATCGGCAGGCTTCGAGAGGGAGAGCATGAACGACAACTGGTTGAAGACCACGGTGCTGATGGCCGCGATCCTGGCGCTGTTCGCGCTGATCGGCGGCATGCTGGGTGGCAAGGGCGGCATGTTGCTGGCGCTGCTGTTCGGCGGCGGCCTGAACGTGTTTGCCTGGTGGAATTCAGACCGCATGGTGCTGTCCATGTACAACGCGCAGGAAGTGGACGCCCACAGCGCGCCGGAATTCTACGGCATGGTGGCGGAGCTGGCGCAGCGCGCCGGCCTGCCCATGCCGCGCGTCTACGTGATCCACGAGGAGCAGCCCAACGCCTTCGCCACCGGACGCGACCCGGAACACGCGGCGGTGGCCGCCACCACCGGCATCATGCGCATGCTGGACTACCGCGAACTGCGCGGCGTGATGGCGCATGAGCTGGCGCACGTCAAGCATCGCGACACGCTGATTTCCACGATCTCCGCAACCATGGCCGGCGCGATTTCCGCCCTGGCCAACTTCGCCATGTTCTTCGGCGGGCGCGACGAAAACGGCCAGCCGGTGGGCCTGCTGCCGCGCCTGGCCGTCGCTTTTCTGGCGCCGGTGGCGGCCAGCCTGATCCAGATGGCGATTTCGCGCGCGCGCGAGTTCGAGGCCGACCGCGGCGGCGCGGAGATTTCCGGCGATCCGCTGGCGCTGGCCTCCGCCTTGCAGAAGATCGAATACTACGCCCAGGGCATCGCCATGCCGACGGCCGAGGCGCATCCGGAAACCGCGCAGATGATGATCATCAATCCCCTGTCCGGCTCGGGCGGCGTCGGCGACCTGTTCCGCACCCACCCGCACACCGAGGAGCGCATCGCGCGGCTCAACGACATGGCGCGCGGCGTGTACTAAACGTTTAATATTGACTATCCGACTCAGGCCAGTCCAGCGTGGACTGGCCTTGCTTCATCGAAAGACTCCCCATGCATCACATCCAGCGGCTGGCCGCCGACATTCTGGGCCGCATTGAGGCCGGCACCACCCTGACCGACGCGCTGGCAGAAGCCCATCGCCAGCATCCGCAGCTGAACCCGGCGGAGCGCGGCGCGCTGCAAGACCTGAGCTATGGCGGCCTGCGCCATCTGGGCGTCCTGCGCCACTGCCTGCGCCAGCTGGTGCCGCGGCCGTTGCCGGAGCCGCTGCTGGAGCGTCTGTTGCTGGTGGCCTTGTACCAGCTGCAGCATACGCGCGCCGCGCCGTACGCGGTGGTGAACGAGGCCGTCACCTCGGCCACCGGCATTGCCGGCGGCAAGTTCAAGGGCCTGGTCAACGGCGCCCTGCGCAACTTCCTGCGCCGGCGCGAGGAAATCCTCGCCGCCGTGGACGAAGCGGCCGCCGCCAATCATCCGGACTGGTGGGTGGCGAAATTGCGCCAGGCCTATCCCGATCAGTGGCAGGCCGTGCTGGCCGCCAGCAACAGCCACCCGCCGCTGACTCTGCGCGTCAACCGCCGCGAGGGCTCGGTGGCGGATTATCTGGCGCGGCTGGAGGCGGCCGGCATGGCGGCGACCGCTCTGGGCGACGACGCCGTGCAGCTGGCCAAGCCGGTGGGCGTGCGCGACTTGCCGGGCTTCGCCGAAGGCGAGGTGTCGGTGCAGGACGAGGGCGCGCAGCGCGCCGCGCACTGGCTGGACCTGCAGCCGGGCCTGCGCGTGCTGGACGCCTGCGCCGCGCCCGGCGGCAAGACCGGCCATATGCTGGAGCGGGCCGACATCGAACTGATGGCGCTGGACATCGACGCGGCCAGGCTTGGCCGGGTGGGCGACAATCTGGAGCGACTGGGGCTGACCGCCGAGCTGCGCGAGGCCGACGCGGCCAAGCCGGACAGCTGGTGGGATGGCCGGCCGTTCGACCGCATTCTGGCCGACGTGCCGTGCTCCGCCTCCGGCGTGGCGCGCCGTCATCCCGACATCAAATGGCTGCGCCGCCCCGGCGATTTCGCGGCCCTGGGACGGCAGCAGGCGGCCATGGCCGACGCCTTGTGGCCCTTGCTCGCCAGCGGCGGCAAAATGCTATACGCTACCTGCTCGATTTTTCCGGAAGAGAACTGCCAGCAATTGGAGAGCTTCCTGCGGCGCCACCCGGACGCGGTGAGCCTGAGAGAGGAGCAACTGTTGCCCTGTGAGCGTCATGACGGCTTTTATTACGCGCTGCTTCAAAAACATTAGCCTGATCGGGCTGCTGCTGTGCTGTCTGGCCACCGCGGCCTGGGCCGACACCATAGCCGTGCGCCGGGCAGAGGCGGAGGTGATGTCTGATGGCACGCTGGCGGTCAGCACGCGTTTCCTGACGCGGCTGACGCCCAGCCTGAACGAGGCCCTGCAACAGGGCGTGGTGCTCGGTTTCCGGTTGGAGTTCCAGCTCACCCGGCCGCGCACCACGGCCTATTACCTGAGCCTGCGCGAGTGGTTTGACCCGCACGCGCAGATCGGCTTCAAACTATCCTACCAGCCGCTGACCGGCCGTTACCGCGTCAGCATCGGCAGCCTGTCCAACTATTACCCGACCCTGCGCGAGGCGCTGGCCACCATAGGCGCCATCCAGGGCTGGCGCGTGCTCAACCCCGGCACGCTGGACCCAAGGAAGGCGGGCGACGTGGCCGGCCAGGTGCGGCTGCTGCTCGATATCGGCGAACTGCCCAAGCCCTTTCAGATGAACGCGCTGGGTTCCGACGACTGGACCTTGGAGTCCGACTGGGTCAAGCTCGACATGAAGGACGCCGGCTGATGCGCTACGCCTCCATTGCGATGGCGACGATAGGAGCGATCCTGCTCTATCTGCTGGCGGTGGCCACGGGCAACGCGTCCAAGCTCAACGATTACTACTGGTGGGTGTTCGGCCTGAACAGCCTGCTGTTGTTGGCCCTGCTCAGCGTGGTGGCGCGGCAGCTGCTGCGCCTGCGCCAGCGCGTGCGCAACCGGGTGTTCGGCGCCAAGCTGACGCAGAAGCTGGCGCTGATGTTCGCCGGCGTCGCGCTGGTGCCGGGCCTCTTGGTATTCACCGTGTCGGCGCAATTCCTGACGCGCAGCATCGAGAGCTGGTTCGACGTCAAGGTGGAGGCGGCGCTGGACCGCGGCCTGGTGCTGGGGCGCAGCGCGCTGAACTACGTGCTGGATGATGTCGGCCGCAAGGGCAGGCTGGTGCTGGACGAGGTGCAGCCCCTGGACGACGCCAGATTGCCGGGCCGCCTGGATAGGCTGCGCGACCAGCTCGGGCTGAAGGAAATCGCCATTTATAACCGGAGCGGCGGCCAGATGCTGGCGCACGTCGGCGATGGCCGCGTCATGCCGCTCTCGCGCGAGGCGCTGCGCGGCGTGCGCCTGCAGCACCCGCAGCAAAGCATAGAAAACGACGGCAACAGCGGTCTGACGCTGCGCGTGCTGATGGCCTACCGCACGGCGGGCGAGGAAACGCGCGTGCTGCAGCTGAGCCAGGCCGCGCCGGCCGACATCAGCCGCGACGCCGAGCAGATCGAGAGCGCTCGCTCTGAATACCGCCAGCTGCTGCTGGCGCGCCATGGCCTGCGCACCTTCTACATGCTGACGCTGGCGCTGGCGGTGCTGCTGGCGCTGACTGCCGCGCTGGCCTTCGCCCTGTTCCTGTCCGAGCGCCTGTCCGCGCCCTTGTCCGAGCTGGCCGCCGGCACGCGCGCGGTGGCGCAGGGCGACTTCTCCAAGCGCCATCCGGTGTACCGGCGCGATGAATTGGGCATGTTGACTACCTTGTTCAATCGTATGACGCAGCAATTGGACGAGGCGCGGCAACAGGCGGAAAAGAGCCGCGGCGAGCTGGAAGGCGGCAAGCTTTATCTGGAAAGCATATTGGCCAACCTGTCGGCCGGCGTCATCGCCTTCGGCGGCGATTGGCAGATCCGCGCCGCCAACAGCAGCGCCTCGCGCATCCTGGGCGTGGAATTCGGCCGTTTGGCCGAACTCCGTTTCCCTGAGTGGGGGCGGGAAATCCCCGCGGTGACGCCGCTGGTGGAAACGGTCATGCAGCACGCCGACAGCGATGTGGAAACCGATTGGCAGACCCAGCTGAACTATGAGACTAGCCACGGCGAGCGCGCGCTGCTGGTGCGCGGCGCGCGCCTGCCGGAGCACTCCGACGATGGCTACGTGCTGGTGTTCAACGACATCACCGAGCTGGCCCGCGCCCAGCGCGACGCGGCCTGGGGCGAGGTGGCCAAGCGGCTGGCGCACGAAATCCGCAACCCGCTGACCCCCATCCAGCTATCGGCCGAACGCTTGGCGATGAAGCTGGCCGACAAGCTGGAAGGTCCTGACGCCGACATGCTGAAACGCTCCACCGACACCATCATCAAGCAGGTCGGCGCGCTGAAGAGCATGGTGGAGGCGTTCCGCGATTACGCCCGCGCGCCCAAGATCAAACTGGTCAAACTTGATCTCAATCAGGTGATTCGAGAAGTCATGACTCTTTACGAATCCAATCCTGCTGTTAAGATTGCGCTGGACGACATGCCGCTGATGATCATGGGCGATGCCGCCCTGCTGCGCCAGGTGCTGCACAACCTGCTGCAGAACGCGCAGGACGCAGTCCTTGACGTTGGCATCCCGATGATTCAAATTAGCAGCCGACAAGAAGAAGGAAACGCGCTCGTCTGCGTCGAGGACAATGGGGCGGGCTTCGGCCCGGACATCCTCCGGCGCGCGTTCGAGCCTTATGTGACCAGCAAAGCCAAGGGCACCGGTCTGGGACTGGCCGTGGTCAAGAAGATTATGGAAGAGCACCATGGTCAGGTCATCTTGGGGAACGCCGAACGGCAAGGCGCGCGCGTCCTTCTCTCCCTGCCATTGCTGGAGGCCTAATGCGTAGCAGCGATATTTTGATTGTGGACGACGAGATCGGTATCCGAGAACTGCTCTCCGAGATCCTGCAGGACGAAGGTTATACCGTGGCCCTGGCGGAAAATGCCGAGGTGGCGCGGCAGTTGCGCAACCAGACGCGTCCCGCGCTGGTGCTGCTGGACATCTGGATGCCCGATTGCGACGGCGTGACCCTGCTGAAGGAGTGGGCCAAGTCCGGCTTGCTCAATATGCCGGTGGTGATGATGTCCGGTCACGCCAGCATAGACACCGCGGTGGAGGCTACCCGCATCGGCGCTTTCGATTTCCTGGAAAAGCCCATCGCGCTGCAAAAGCTGCTGACGACGGTGCAGCGCGCGCTGAAGTATGGCGACATGCAGGCCAATACCTCGCTGAACCTGGACAAGCTGGGCCGCAGCGAGCCGATACAGGAGTTGAAGCGCCAGCTGGAACGCGTGGCCAAGGTCAAGTCGCCGGTGCTGTTGACCGGCGAATCCGGCTCCGGCTTCGAACTGGTGGCGCGCTTCTTTCACCAAGGCAACACGCCGTGGGTGACGCCGGCCAAGCTGGAGCAG harbors:
- the dprA gene encoding DNA-processing protein DprA encodes the protein MSDAARDWLRLALTPGIGPVGFLKLIDAFGSAGSAVAARAAQTEKLVGREAAEALQNGAAAEAVDAALAWAEGDGCHLLTLLDDDYPPQLAEAASPPPLLFARGRRELLARPMLAVVGSRAATPQGKRNAEDFAAALAAHGYTIVSGLASGIDAAAHQGALAHPASTVAVIGTGIDRVYPASNRQLAHRIAAEGLILSEFPLGFGPLSGNFPRRNRIIAGLARGCLVVEAGTASGSLISARLAMESNREVMAIPGSIHNAQARGCHRLIKDGARLVETPEEVLDEVGRLGASAPATPPPRQAGPASPLLEAMGWEPVLADALADAVGLTGAEVYAMLLELELDGQVASVAGGRFQRLAQN
- the fmt gene encoding methionyl-tRNA formyltransferase, which translates into the protein MKLIFAGTPEFAAAALRALIDAGHEIPLVLTQPDRPAGRGMKLKPSPVKEVALAHGLRVEQPEKLRGNAEAQQMLRDMGAEVMVVAAYGLILPQDVLEIPARGCLNIHASLLPRWRGAAPIQRAILAGDAETGITIMQMDVGLDTGDMLSVHPVAIAADETAATLHDKLAACGAQAIVETLGRLETIAPVKQPEAGVTYAQKLSKAEAEVDWTLPAEDVARAIRAYNPAPGAFTQLNGEPLKLWMASAEAGQAEPGLVVSADADGVLVGAGAGLVRLSVLQAAGGKRLAARDFVAGRASLVGTRLGE
- the topA gene encoding type I DNA topoisomerase, which encodes MPTSLLIVESPSKAKTLKKYLGPDFEVLASYGHVRDLVPKNGAVDPEKDFAMKYQLIARNSKHVDAIVSAVREADHVYLATDPDREGEAISWHLVQILNSKKLLKDKTAQRVVFHEITKNAVLDAIQNPRDIAQDLVDAQQARRALDYLVGFNLSPLLWKKIRRGLSAGRVQSPALRLICERENEIKAFVQQEYWSVHLDSHKSRTKFSAKLTQLAGKKLDQFDIPNEAEQAAVLARLQGLPATVGSIEKKKKSRSPAAPFTTSTLQQEAVRKLGMTTDRAMRTAQQLYEGMDIGQGTVGLITYMRTDSVALANEAVEEIRGYIGLKWDADFLPKNPAVYKSKAKNAQEAHEAIRPTSILRTPEMVKPFLTTDQFKLYDMIWKRTLACQMAPAKFDTTSVDILVGEGVFRASGQVQTFAGFLAVYEEDVDDAEDEDNAKLPLLTEGEDLPVDKLYGDQHFTQPPPRFSEASLVKALEEFGIGRPSTYASIISTLKDREYVILDKKRFLPTDTGDIVNKFLTEHFAQYVDYNFTAKLENQLDEIANGGRQWVPVMDSFWKGFKKQIDEKESISRAEVTTESLDEACPKCGKPLSIKFGKRGRFIACTGYPECDYTRNMGETAEQAAEEAEAPTVIEGRSCPDCGGELHIKKGRYGKFIGCANYPKCKHIEPLEKPRETGVTCPECKTGQLIERKSRYGKLFYSCNTYPKCKYATWNPPIAEACPKCNWPILTIKTTKRRGTEKVCPQKECGYAEQIAPPEGKEAAPAEEA
- the def gene encoding peptide deformylase, with amino-acid sequence MALLNILHYPDDRLHTVAKPVEVFDAALQQQIDDMFETMYEAKGIGLAATQVDYHYRLVVMDISEERDERRVFINPEIVEKDGETVYEEGCLSVPGIYDKVTRAEHVKVKAQDRDGKPFELEADGLLAICIQHEIDHLNGVVFVERLSQLKQNRIRSKLKKREKQNM
- a CDS encoding DUF1622 domain-containing protein translates to MWMSPQQAGVEEWVQNLALWLKLGVEACGALIIGAGVLLAAGRCLRQRLAGQRSDYNQLRLTFARFLALALELQLAADILSTAVAPSWDQIGKLGAIAVLRTALNYFLAREIREAEGSRAAA
- the htpX gene encoding zinc metalloprotease HtpX produces the protein MNDNWLKTTVLMAAILALFALIGGMLGGKGGMLLALLFGGGLNVFAWWNSDRMVLSMYNAQEVDAHSAPEFYGMVAELAQRAGLPMPRVYVIHEEQPNAFATGRDPEHAAVAATTGIMRMLDYRELRGVMAHELAHVKHRDTLISTISATMAGAISALANFAMFFGGRDENGQPVGLLPRLAVAFLAPVAASLIQMAISRAREFEADRGGAEISGDPLALASALQKIEYYAQGIAMPTAEAHPETAQMMIINPLSGSGGVGDLFRTHPHTEERIARLNDMARGVY
- a CDS encoding DUF494 family protein is translated as MFDVLTYLFEQYSDPNAFGDRGALTRQLNAAGFEEDEIGEALDWLDSVSEASVEPYLGADEGSGLRFYADSEQEHLPPDVRGLIQFLEDNGALSPAQREMVIDRLLELDSEDLDVDNTKLLVLMVLWAQQAELPILLGEALLEAVHGEPTMQ
- a CDS encoding LysM peptidoglycan-binding domain-containing protein, whose translation is MLKRIISLALALALSLPAWADELTVKSDAPSRYTVSSGDTLWSIAGRYLNNPWQWPQLWRMNREQVRNPHWIYPGDVLVLDYVNGQPRLSLDTSQPREVKLSPQVRPEKLDQAIASIPADAIEPFLARPLIVDPVRFASGPRLIAGPDEHLSLSTGDRVYASGVDEAGSWQAYRLGKTLLDPDTQQVLGVEAVYGGDLVVDKLRPDIQTLRIRSVAGEVLVGDRLVRAPKQSFVNYVPRPAEEDLHGKIVSAYQGVAGAAQFSTVSINLGSAAGVEPGMVFGIFKKGGMIEVGNADGKKRLAHLPTEQAGELFVYRVFDKVAYGLVLNSDGAVYVGDSVAAPQSE